In Vigna unguiculata cultivar IT97K-499-35 chromosome 3, ASM411807v1, whole genome shotgun sequence, a single genomic region encodes these proteins:
- the LOC114175089 gene encoding uncharacterized protein LOC114175089 yields the protein MEVAGRRFKVNLVCLPLEGLNVILGMDWLSNNHIMIDCGRRNLVFPENAGLELISTQQVLKELQGGAMCYMMVAKPEKKSVAEMIQSIPVASEYANVFLDEVSGLPPSPVSMAPYKMAPAELAELKKQIEELMEK from the exons ATGGAAGTGGCAGGTCGCAGATtcaaggtgaacttggtgtgcttgccTTTGGAGGGACTGAACGTGATACTGGGGATGGACTGGCTGTCTAACAACCACATCATGattgattgtggacggcgcaATTTGGTATTCCCAGAAAATGCGGGGTTGGAGTTGATCTCGACTCAGCAGGTGTTGAAGGAACTGCAAGGAGGAGCCATGTGTTATATGATGGTGGCCAAGCCAGAGAAGAAGAGTGTTGCAGAGATGATCCAATCCATACCTGTAGCTAGCGAGTATGCGAATGTATTCCTAGATGAAGTGTCAGGATTGCCGCCGA GTCCAGTGTCTATGGCTCCATACAAAATGGCACCAGCAGAGCTCGCAGAACTTAAGAAGCAAATTGAGGAGCTAATGGAGAAGTAG